One genomic window of Methanosarcina acetivorans C2A includes the following:
- a CDS encoding right-handed parallel beta-helix repeat-containing protein yields the protein MKMKIILITLLLFFSITPVSAEVITVGVKNADYTSIQDAIDNSNDTDIIIVYSGVYSENLLINKSLTLKTADNSSFNVTVKAPNSSNHIFHISSSNTSIVGFNLTAENGSKLRSGIYLDNATYCQISNNSISNVEDGILLSSSRENKIEGNSLFSNSLHGINVSGSNNNFINNNTFFNNRYGIIVESSDNNIISRNNASLNENYGIALFRTNDSIVKENIAAENKHGICLTSSFNNEIENNSAVNNTLTGSVVWDSGANRLGNNNFSFNRDSGLTLLHTNKNNRILNNELSHNKNGIYSRGDGALIRNNEINSNDKYGILLIYTTGNIVKNNTLLNNEKGIRTKKLSENQISSNTIDDRLTANKLIPAFLILIIIGTVFYLKKESLLLKALKILLIVFALLILAIVVWYFPFESGLPENNVEINNINWIDNGAINDSYVRGNLSMDFVYLHKNSQSLNLEEGPETDILPVYVRISSMSVASTLGDYTPLYEEPLTLEYSEPYHYSYLLDLEKEKQHNVLVEIYANRYYEYPNPVYGDSNWELTGVAVRDINLTNLTS from the coding sequence ATGAAAATGAAAATCATTTTGATTACGTTGCTTCTTTTCTTTTCAATAACTCCGGTATCCGCTGAAGTGATCACGGTAGGAGTCAAAAATGCAGATTATACTTCGATTCAGGATGCTATCGATAATTCAAATGATACGGATATCATTATTGTTTACAGTGGGGTTTATTCCGAAAACCTGCTTATCAACAAATCACTTACATTAAAAACTGCAGACAATAGCTCATTTAACGTAACTGTCAAGGCTCCAAACTCTTCAAATCATATATTCCACATAAGCTCATCAAACACCAGCATAGTTGGTTTCAATTTGACAGCCGAAAATGGGAGCAAACTCAGGTCCGGGATATACCTGGACAATGCCACGTACTGTCAAATCTCAAATAATAGTATTTCAAATGTCGAAGACGGCATTCTACTTTCCTCTTCCCGGGAAAACAAAATCGAAGGTAATTCTCTATTTTCAAACAGTTTGCATGGAATAAATGTATCCGGCTCAAATAACAACTTCATAAATAATAATACGTTTTTCAATAATCGATATGGAATTATTGTAGAATCTTCAGACAACAATATAATTTCCAGGAACAATGCAAGCCTTAACGAGAATTATGGGATAGCCCTGTTCAGAACAAATGACAGTATTGTAAAAGAAAACATTGCTGCTGAGAACAAACATGGTATTTGTTTAACCTCATCCTTTAATAATGAAATAGAAAACAACAGTGCTGTCAATAATACATTAACCGGTTCTGTTGTGTGGGATTCGGGGGCTAACCGGCTGGGAAACAATAATTTCAGCTTCAATAGAGATTCGGGCTTAACTCTCCTTCATACAAATAAAAACAACAGAATCCTGAACAACGAGCTTTCACACAACAAAAATGGAATATATTCCAGAGGTGACGGTGCTCTTATCCGGAACAATGAAATAAATTCCAACGACAAATATGGCATACTTCTCATTTACACTACAGGCAACATTGTCAAAAACAACACCTTACTAAATAATGAAAAAGGAATTAGAACGAAAAAATTGTCCGAAAATCAGATATCTTCAAATACAATAGATGACCGATTGACCGCTAATAAACTGATACCTGCTTTTCTCATCCTGATAATAATCGGGACGGTATTTTACCTGAAAAAAGAGTCATTGCTATTGAAAGCTTTAAAGATCCTGCTTATTGTGTTCGCATTATTGATCCTTGCAATTGTCGTGTGGTACTTCCCGTTTGAGTCAGGCCTGCCTGAGAACAATGTTGAAATTAATAATATCAACTGGATTGATAATGGGGCAATAAATGATAGTTATGTAAGAGGAAATCTCTCAATGGACTTTGTTTATCTGCACAAGAATTCACAGTCTCTAAACCTTGAAGAGGGTCCTGAAACGGACATTTTACCAGTTTATGTTCGTATAAGTTCAATGAGTGTTGCAAGTACGTTAGGGGATTACACCCCGTTATATGAAGAACCTCTCACTTTAGAGTATTCAGAGCCATATCATTACAGCTATCTTCTTGACTTAGAAAAAGAAAAACAACATAACGTGTTAGTTGAAATTTACGCAAACAGATACTACGAATATCCAAATCCTGTCTATGGAGACTCTAACTGGGAATTAACCGGGGTAGCGGTAAGAGATATTAATCTAACTAATCTAACAAGCTAA
- a CDS encoding histidinol phosphate phosphatase domain-containing protein — MIDLHTHTIFSDGEFLPSELVRHAVLHGYEAVAITDHADHTNLEWLLEAAKKAKYLEEEWDIRVLSGVELTHVPPRKIAPLSKKAKELGAEIVVVHGETISEPVAPGTNSASVACEYVDILAHPGLISEEDVQTAVDNNVLLEITTRNGHNRTNGHVARLALEIGATLVVNTDTHGPGNLITDETALKIAMGAGLTESRVKEAFEASKKKVAEIV, encoded by the coding sequence TTGATTGACCTTCACACTCACACAATTTTTAGTGATGGAGAATTCCTCCCCAGCGAACTTGTCCGGCATGCAGTTCTCCACGGCTATGAGGCTGTTGCAATTACCGACCATGCTGATCACACAAATCTCGAATGGCTTCTGGAAGCCGCAAAGAAAGCAAAATACCTCGAAGAAGAATGGGATATCCGCGTCCTGTCCGGAGTCGAACTGACACATGTCCCTCCGAGGAAGATTGCCCCTCTGTCAAAGAAAGCAAAAGAGCTGGGCGCAGAAATCGTGGTCGTACACGGGGAAACCATCTCAGAACCGGTTGCCCCCGGAACAAATTCAGCCTCAGTTGCCTGTGAGTATGTTGATATCCTTGCCCACCCCGGCCTGATCTCGGAGGAAGACGTTCAGACAGCTGTAGATAACAACGTTCTCCTTGAAATTACCACCAGAAACGGGCACAACAGGACAAATGGCCATGTTGCCAGGCTTGCCCTCGAAATCGGTGCAACTCTTGTAGTGAACACCGATACCCACGGGCCTGGAAACCTGATCACCGATGAGACTGCCCTTAAAATTGCAATGGGGGCCGGGCTTACCGAATCAAGGGTAAAAGAAGCATTTGAAGCGTCTAAAAAGAAGGTAGCAGAGATAGTCTGA
- a CDS encoding 23S rRNA (uridine(2552)-2'-O)-methyltransferase, which yields MARDRRDYYYHQAKEEGYRSRASFKLKQINEKHNVIKRGDSVVDLGAAPGGWLQVAKQLSGGKVLGVDLQRIAPIEGVETIQGDINADSTIKKIIRAVGEKGADVVLCDAAPNLSGNWSYDHARSIELTTSALECAKKILKPKGNFVVKVFQGDMFNDYLEKVRDNFVHVKAYSPQASRSQSAEIYVIGKKFLTAPLRRGDKFVVDIEKLGSGGDGAVLIEGFVVFVKEVEVGEKVRIKIADVKPNFAFADVEERLEKAEDSENLGNSEKAE from the coding sequence ATGGCAAGAGATAGAAGAGATTATTATTATCATCAGGCAAAAGAGGAAGGGTACCGGTCCAGGGCTTCCTTCAAACTCAAACAGATTAATGAGAAACATAATGTTATCAAGCGGGGAGACTCGGTTGTTGATTTAGGTGCGGCTCCGGGGGGGTGGCTTCAGGTTGCAAAACAGCTTTCCGGAGGGAAGGTTCTGGGTGTGGACCTGCAGAGGATAGCTCCTATCGAAGGAGTCGAGACTATCCAGGGCGACATAAACGCTGACTCGACAATAAAGAAGATTATCAGGGCTGTCGGGGAAAAAGGAGCGGATGTGGTGCTCTGTGATGCAGCCCCGAACCTTTCGGGAAACTGGTCTTATGACCATGCGCGGTCAATTGAACTTACGACCTCGGCCCTTGAGTGCGCAAAGAAGATCTTGAAGCCAAAAGGAAACTTTGTTGTCAAGGTCTTTCAGGGCGACATGTTCAACGATTACCTGGAAAAAGTCAGGGATAATTTTGTCCACGTCAAAGCTTATTCCCCTCAGGCTTCAAGGTCGCAGAGTGCGGAAATCTACGTTATCGGGAAAAAATTCCTCACGGCTCCTCTCAGGAGAGGCGACAAATTCGTTGTGGACATAGAAAAGCTCGGCTCAGGTGGAGACGGGGCGGTCCTCATTGAAGGGTTCGTTGTCTTCGTAAAGGAAGTTGAAGTCGGAGAAAAGGTCCGTATTAAAATAGCAGATGTCAAACCTAACTTTGCTTTTGCCGATGTCGAAGAAAGGCTTGAAAAGGCTGAGGATTCTGAAAACTTAGGGAATTCTGAGAAAGCCGAGTAA
- a CDS encoding PGF-pre-PGF domain-containing protein: protein MKSKTLFIVFTLIFLIGVPSTVSARDIIVGNGSGSYSTIQEALDGAEAGDVIIIKPGTYVENINVSKARLTIKPETNNVFIEPADSTKATIILSNVGITLTGFDIDGSVYVNNAMLGNSEYYLNNMSQITNNVIENGGIGVGSESSGIIISGNKITGGTGIDVACCGDYNEITDNDILNCSTGIYVYDERYVPPISGNKINNCDVGIHVSGLYYDLENNEITNCGVGVIAGETGGASLIGNKIMYCSDCGLKVLGSLETKGAYNNYFNNTVNVKFGDYEDTYTWNTSLTEGTNIFGGPYLGGNYWAKPDGTGFSQTAVDANGDGIADSAYAISEKNYDYLPLTAKYNSASPASDFTANVTSGTAPLVVLFTDTGSGVTPTSWLWDFGDGITSKHARTATHTFTNPGTYDVSLTVTNAAGSSTVNKSNYISVTPPQAPVADFFSPEVNDLRDFGESIPINETVSFIDNSTGSPMSWLWDFGDGATSTARNPEHAYSARGGYTVNLTVTNSFGSNTTSKYGYVLVGVIDAPAIPAYFSSDVRSGNAPLTVTFVDDLDAESPNYPIWREWDFGDGVVQTYMVDDNDSATPYAMHVYKKPGKYTVTLYMDNRGGNSIITKYHYITVTDPNATVVNFSANVSSGPAPLVVLFTDTSTGPAPSSWLWDFGDGINSKHAMNATHTFTEPGNYTVSLTVENSAGNNTVTKTDYIVVTDPVATSSSGGSSHKSSGGSSGGGGGGSPEPAKNVEVKELSQVFITNGNEVKFDFTKNATCVVYVGFDAKRTLGKTTTIVEQLKNSSSLVSELPEGEVYKSFNIWVGSGETSSSKNIENPVIGFKVEKAWIQDKGIDQASISLNRYKDEKWEQFPASLSGEDDKFLYFTAETPGFSSFAITGESKSTLGGSETGANLGSETRAVDETDEGNEGPEAEQEADPKESASLPGFEMIYGMAGLLAVFLYRRK, encoded by the coding sequence GTGAAGAGTAAAACTCTATTCATAGTTTTTACTTTGATATTCCTGATTGGGGTACCATCTACAGTATCGGCAAGAGATATTATAGTGGGCAACGGAAGTGGATCATATTCTACAATACAGGAAGCTTTAGATGGTGCAGAAGCCGGAGATGTAATAATAATAAAACCTGGAACTTATGTTGAAAACATAAACGTTTCAAAAGCAAGGTTAACAATTAAACCGGAAACAAATAACGTGTTCATTGAACCGGCAGACAGCACAAAGGCAACTATTATTCTGAGCAACGTTGGGATAACACTAACCGGCTTTGATATAGATGGTAGTGTTTACGTTAATAACGCAATGTTAGGTAATAGTGAGTATTATCTGAACAATATGAGCCAGATAACAAACAACGTTATTGAAAATGGTGGTATTGGCGTAGGATCTGAGAGTTCCGGTATTATCATATCCGGAAACAAAATCACCGGTGGTACTGGTATAGACGTTGCATGTTGTGGGGATTACAATGAAATAACAGATAATGATATTTTAAATTGTTCTACAGGAATTTATGTTTATGATGAAAGATATGTGCCACCTATTAGTGGTAACAAAATAAACAACTGTGATGTCGGAATACATGTTTCTGGCTTATATTATGATCTCGAAAACAACGAAATCACAAATTGTGGTGTAGGAGTAATAGCCGGAGAAACCGGTGGTGCAAGTTTAATTGGAAATAAAATAATGTACTGCTCAGACTGCGGGCTTAAAGTGCTTGGTTCTTTAGAAACTAAAGGGGCCTATAATAATTATTTTAACAACACGGTGAATGTAAAGTTTGGAGACTATGAAGACACATATACCTGGAACACCTCCCTCACTGAGGGTACAAACATATTTGGTGGGCCATATCTTGGAGGCAATTATTGGGCAAAGCCGGATGGAACCGGGTTCTCTCAGACTGCTGTTGATGCAAATGGAGATGGTATTGCAGATTCGGCTTATGCAATATCTGAAAAGAACTATGACTATCTGCCCCTCACAGCTAAATATAATTCAGCATCACCTGCTTCCGACTTCACAGCCAACGTGACTTCCGGAACTGCTCCTCTGGTTGTGTTGTTTACTGATACCGGCAGTGGCGTAACTCCGACTTCCTGGCTCTGGGACTTCGGGGATGGGATAACCTCAAAGCATGCCCGAACGGCTACACACACGTTTACGAATCCGGGGACTTACGATGTCAGTTTGACAGTAACCAACGCTGCAGGCAGTAGTACGGTGAATAAATCAAATTATATTTCTGTTACTCCTCCGCAGGCCCCGGTAGCGGACTTTTTTTCTCCGGAAGTAAATGATCTCAGAGATTTTGGAGAGTCGATTCCAATAAATGAAACCGTATCGTTCATCGACAATAGCACCGGATCTCCCATGTCCTGGCTCTGGGATTTTGGAGATGGTGCCACTTCAACAGCCCGGAACCCTGAACATGCATACAGTGCCAGGGGTGGGTATACTGTCAACTTAACGGTAACTAATTCTTTTGGCAGCAATACAACAAGCAAATACGGTTACGTACTCGTCGGGGTCATAGACGCGCCTGCAATCCCTGCATATTTCTCTTCCGACGTAAGATCCGGAAATGCCCCGCTAACGGTGACATTCGTCGACGACCTGGATGCTGAGTCACCAAATTATCCGATCTGGCGCGAATGGGATTTCGGCGACGGAGTCGTCCAAACTTATATGGTGGATGACAACGACTCGGCGACACCATATGCAATGCATGTCTACAAAAAACCCGGTAAGTACACCGTAACACTGTACATGGATAACCGCGGCGGGAACTCTATCATAACAAAATACCATTATATCACGGTCACAGACCCAAATGCAACGGTGGTGAATTTCTCTGCGAATGTAAGTTCCGGCCCGGCCCCTTTAGTTGTATTATTTACGGATACCAGCACCGGTCCGGCTCCTAGTTCCTGGCTCTGGGATTTTGGTGACGGTATAAATTCAAAACACGCTATGAACGCAACACATACTTTTACGGAGCCAGGGAATTACACAGTCAGTCTAACTGTGGAAAATTCCGCAGGTAACAATACGGTTACAAAGACAGATTATATAGTTGTCACAGATCCGGTTGCTACCAGTTCCAGTGGAGGAAGCAGCCACAAGAGCAGCGGTGGAAGCAGTGGTGGCGGTGGAGGCGGCTCTCCCGAACCTGCTAAAAACGTTGAAGTAAAGGAGCTTTCCCAGGTCTTCATTACGAACGGAAATGAAGTGAAGTTTGATTTCACAAAGAATGCGACCTGTGTCGTGTATGTGGGTTTTGACGCAAAGAGGACTCTGGGTAAAACCACAACAATCGTCGAGCAGTTAAAAAACAGTTCTTCGCTTGTCTCCGAGTTGCCTGAAGGTGAAGTCTACAAGTCCTTTAATATCTGGGTCGGAAGCGGTGAAACCTCAAGCTCAAAGAATATAGAAAACCCGGTCATCGGTTTCAAGGTTGAAAAGGCCTGGATACAGGATAAAGGGATAGATCAGGCTTCAATCTCCCTGAACCGGTATAAAGATGAAAAATGGGAACAGTTTCCAGCCAGCCTTTCAGGGGAAGATGATAAATTCCTGTATTTCACGGCCGAAACTCCGGGCTTCTCTTCATTTGCTATTACAGGGGAGAGTAAGAGTACTTTGGGAGGCTCTGAAACGGGAGCAAATCTCGGATCTGAGACTAGAGCGGTTGATGAAACCGATGAGGGTAATGAAGGACCTGAAGCTGAACAGGAAGCTGACCCGAAAGAAAGTGCAAGTTTGCCGGGCTTTGAGATGATTTATGGGATGGCCGGTTTGCTTGCAGTATTCCTGTATAGAAGGAAGTAA
- a CDS encoding IS1634-like element ISMac10 family transposase, with protein sequence MVFLRKKLVNGKPYWYIVESARVDGKVKTIFQVYLGSAEKILEMKRQCESLPYDKLRSFDYGKLAALLHVNEELGFTDIVNKHTDKKLIDGLSVGEYLLLDVIGKSHGVLSENGIEEWFKKSPLAFMWKFPHKLNCQNFLNQMNYVDLETMKKIEDDLCRVLVGKGFTPSIMFVDESNWFTYANNYDDESELLHKGYNKKHRKDKNQICVSLAVNEDNIPFIHETYSGNVHDSEEFSGIVDKIINRLTELNICSEDLVLVFDKGNNSKVNIEKVTSKMNFVGSVKANQAEKLLDVPLSKYECLYKNSKGNKIFGYRTKHQFYGTEYTTVITYNEGTYKLQKSTYETNKSRIIDSLEDLRRRLESSKGKERNRSSVEREVAGIILKKYSSVIKYEIIDALEGKKKPQLKFWIDEDNEKKCEKTFGKNILFTDKHKWQTKKIVKTYNSKNLVEDDFKLLNDHLLVPVGPVYHHKDENIRVHVFLAMVGLLFYRYLAWETKMYGFSMKKLIEKLSEIKIAVVQEKESKKSKIIVEEMDTKQASLFSFLNMEKYLPF encoded by the coding sequence ATGGTATTTTTAAGAAAGAAACTCGTCAACGGGAAACCTTACTGGTACATAGTAGAATCTGCCAGAGTTGATGGAAAGGTAAAAACCATTTTTCAGGTTTATCTGGGTAGCGCAGAAAAAATACTTGAGATGAAAAGGCAATGTGAATCATTGCCCTATGATAAACTTAGATCCTTTGATTACGGCAAGCTTGCCGCACTCCTTCATGTGAATGAAGAACTTGGATTCACTGACATAGTTAACAAGCATACTGACAAAAAATTAATAGATGGATTGAGTGTTGGAGAATACCTTTTACTTGACGTAATCGGAAAAAGTCACGGCGTTTTAAGTGAAAACGGGATTGAAGAATGGTTCAAAAAATCCCCTTTAGCTTTCATGTGGAAATTCCCGCACAAGTTAAATTGTCAGAATTTTCTGAACCAAATGAATTATGTTGACTTAGAGACGATGAAAAAGATCGAAGACGATCTTTGCAGAGTTCTTGTAGGAAAGGGATTTACTCCATCAATAATGTTTGTGGATGAATCAAACTGGTTTACATATGCTAACAATTATGATGACGAGAGCGAACTGCTTCATAAAGGATATAATAAAAAGCATAGGAAAGACAAAAATCAAATCTGTGTTTCGCTAGCTGTAAACGAGGACAACATACCTTTTATTCATGAAACATATTCTGGAAATGTTCATGACTCTGAAGAATTTTCAGGCATAGTAGATAAAATCATAAACAGACTGACTGAATTAAATATCTGTTCTGAAGATCTTGTTCTTGTTTTCGATAAGGGTAACAACTCAAAGGTCAACATTGAAAAGGTAACATCAAAAATGAATTTTGTAGGATCTGTAAAAGCAAATCAGGCCGAGAAGCTTCTCGATGTTCCACTTTCCAAATATGAGTGTTTATACAAGAATTCGAAAGGTAACAAAATTTTTGGATACAGGACAAAACACCAGTTTTATGGAACAGAATATACAACCGTAATAACCTACAACGAGGGAACTTACAAGCTTCAAAAGAGCACTTATGAAACAAACAAATCAAGAATAATTGATAGTTTGGAGGATCTTCGGAGAAGATTAGAAAGCAGTAAAGGAAAAGAAAGAAACAGGAGCAGCGTAGAACGTGAGGTTGCAGGAATTATTCTGAAAAAATACAGTAGCGTTATAAAATATGAAATAATTGATGCTCTGGAAGGGAAGAAAAAACCTCAGTTAAAGTTCTGGATTGATGAAGATAACGAAAAAAAGTGCGAAAAGACGTTTGGGAAGAACATCCTATTTACGGACAAGCATAAATGGCAAACTAAAAAGATAGTGAAAACATATAACAGTAAGAATCTTGTTGAAGATGATTTTAAACTGTTGAATGATCACTTGCTTGTTCCTGTAGGACCAGTATATCATCACAAGGATGAAAACATTAGAGTTCATGTGTTTTTGGCTATGGTTGGCCTACTTTTCTACAGATACCTGGCATGGGAGACCAAAATGTACGGTTTCTCTATGAAAAAGCTCATTGAAAAACTGTCTGAGATCAAGATTGCGGTAGTTCAGGAAAAAGAGTCCAAAAAAAGCAAAATTATTGTGGAAGAAATGGACACAAAACAAGCATCGTTATTTTCTTTTCTGAACATGGAAAAATACCTGCCATTTTAA
- a CDS encoding YoaK family protein, which yields MQLSKNERETISYNLTSESVKLGILLAIVGGFLDTYTFIGRGGVFANAQTGNVVLVGIEAAAGEWEQAVFHAVPILAFIVGVVVAEMIKKPSIRLFIPDAERAVLILEIAVLFVIGFIPYKSPDIIVTVAVSFVSSVQISSFRKLVGSPYSTTMITGNLRSATQEAYIAFTKRDWKSALRAVRYSIIITAFLAGAISGGLLTSIIGAKAVWVAVIILIGSVILFSIDERKNKYADTVV from the coding sequence ATGCAACTGTCAAAAAACGAACGAGAAACAATTTCATATAATCTTACCTCCGAATCGGTGAAACTTGGCATACTTCTTGCAATTGTAGGAGGATTTCTGGACACTTATACATTCATAGGGCGAGGCGGTGTTTTTGCCAATGCACAGACCGGAAATGTTGTCCTCGTTGGTATAGAGGCTGCAGCAGGAGAGTGGGAACAGGCAGTGTTTCACGCAGTCCCCATTTTAGCGTTTATAGTCGGAGTAGTAGTCGCCGAGATGATAAAAAAACCTTCAATACGCCTGTTCATTCCGGATGCCGAGAGAGCAGTCTTAATCCTTGAAATTGCGGTCCTTTTTGTCATAGGCTTTATACCCTACAAAAGCCCGGATATTATTGTAACTGTTGCAGTTTCGTTTGTCTCTTCGGTCCAAATCTCTTCATTTCGCAAATTGGTAGGTTCCCCATATAGCACAACAATGATCACTGGGAATTTACGCTCAGCAACGCAGGAGGCTTATATTGCTTTTACAAAAAGAGACTGGAAATCAGCTCTGCGAGCGGTCCGATACTCTATAATCATCACTGCCTTTTTAGCAGGAGCTATTTCGGGAGGGTTATTGACATCAATTATCGGGGCCAAAGCAGTATGGGTAGCTGTAATTATATTAATTGGATCTGTAATTTTGTTTAGTATAGACGAACGTAAGAATAAGTATGCTGATACTGTAGTATAA
- a CDS encoding histidinol phosphate phosphatase domain-containing protein, protein MIDLHTHTIFSDGELLPSELVRRAVIHGYEAIALTDHADYTNLEQLLDAAKKAKYLEEEWDIRVLPGVELTHVPPRKIAPMAKKAKELGAEIVVVHGETIYEPVAPGTNAASAACEYVDILAHPGLISEEDVRTAAENNVLLELTARNGHNRTNGHVARLALELGAKLVVNTDTHAPEDLITDETALQIAMGSGLTESGAKDAFEASKKKVAEIV, encoded by the coding sequence TTGATTGATCTTCATACTCACACTATTTTCAGTGACGGGGAACTGCTCCCCAGTGAACTCGTCCGGCGGGCCGTTATTCACGGCTACGAGGCTATTGCACTTACCGATCATGCAGACTATACGAACCTCGAACAGCTTCTCGATGCTGCAAAGAAAGCAAAGTACCTGGAGGAAGAGTGGGATATCCGCGTCCTGCCCGGAGTCGAGCTGACGCACGTCCCTCCGAGAAAGATTGCTCCCATGGCAAAGAAAGCAAAAGAGCTGGGCGCAGAAATCGTGGTCGTACACGGGGAAACAATCTACGAACCGGTTGCCCCCGGGACAAATGCAGCATCAGCTGCCTGTGAATATGTTGATATCCTTGCCCACCCGGGTCTTATCTCCGAAGAAGATGTCCGGACTGCGGCAGAGAACAATGTGTTACTCGAGCTCACTGCAAGGAACGGGCACAACAGGACTAACGGGCATGTTGCAAGACTTGCCCTCGAATTAGGAGCAAAGCTTGTCGTGAACACCGATACCCATGCCCCTGAGGACCTGATCACCGATGAAACAGCCCTTCAAATTGCAATGGGATCCGGGCTTACCGAGTCCGGGGCAAAAGACGCGTTTGAAGCGTCTAAAAAGAAGGTAGCGGAGATTGTTTAA